A region from the Nostoc sp. HK-01 genome encodes:
- a CDS encoding two component transcriptional regulator, winged helix family protein — protein sequence MGSVCIEIVEGNPHLRSLLGWHLQQLEYRVNQAASIYQAREVFLTHQPTLVILDADLPDGDGIEFCRWLHRQQQPLILMLSARSNEADVVAGLKAGADDYLSKPFGMQEFLARVEALIRRKRTPTAPAYLDYGTLQIDLVQRRVRFQGEFIDLTPQEFSLLYVLAQAGGVPLSRSELLRRAWPDAIDNPRTIDTHVLSLRKKVELDPRQPSLIQTIRNVGYRFNMEILNANLPQSQTKLAKERFSNQRPTLTTQR from the coding sequence GTGGGTTCGGTTTGTATTGAAATCGTTGAGGGGAATCCCCATCTAAGGTCGTTGCTGGGTTGGCACTTGCAACAATTGGAATATAGGGTAAATCAAGCTGCCAGCATTTATCAAGCAAGGGAAGTGTTTTTAACCCATCAACCTACTCTAGTTATTCTAGATGCGGATCTGCCTGATGGAGATGGTATCGAGTTTTGCCGTTGGTTGCATCGTCAACAACAGCCTTTAATCTTAATGCTGTCTGCACGTAGCAATGAAGCGGATGTTGTCGCAGGTCTGAAGGCGGGGGCCGATGATTATCTCAGCAAACCTTTTGGAATGCAAGAATTTTTGGCTAGGGTTGAGGCGTTAATTCGCCGTAAGCGTACGCCCACTGCACCAGCATACCTGGACTATGGCACTTTGCAAATTGATTTAGTGCAGCGTCGCGTCCGGTTCCAAGGGGAGTTTATTGATTTAACGCCCCAGGAATTTAGTTTGCTGTATGTATTGGCGCAAGCTGGCGGAGTTCCTTTGTCTCGGTCAGAATTGCTGCGTCGTGCTTGGCCAGATGCAATTGATAACCCGCGCACAATTGACACTCATGTTTTATCGCTACGCAAAAAAGTAGAACTTGATCCCCGCCAACCTAGTTTGATTCAAACTATTCGGAATGTGGGATACAGATTTAACATGGAAATTTTGAATGCTAATCTTCCCCAATCACAAACAAAGTTAGCAAAAGAAAGGTTTAGTAATCAACGTCCAACACTTACTACTCAACGGTGA
- a CDS encoding UDP-3-O-(3-hydroxymyristoyl)glucosamine N-acyltransferase: MKFSEIISQFGDISTNNSLTTNPDQDIDITGVAAIDEAKTGAISYVEGGKFTSLIGQTGASALILPEDQTLHTQAQERGIAWISTREPKLLFAKVLTLFYQPYRPNPEIHPTAVIHPTAKIGSDVYIGPHAVVQERVEIGNQAVIHPNVVIYPDVKIGDRTTLHANCTIHERSQIGANCVVHSGAVIGAEGFGFVPTRTGWFKMEQSGYTVLEDGVEIGCNTAVDRPAVGETRIGRDTKIDNLVQIGHGSQIGMGCAIAGQAGMAGGVKVGNRVILAGQVGIANQVKIGDGAIASAQTGIHSDIAPKEIVSGTPAMPHKIYLKVSAITSRLPDMYQAFKRWQRQ, encoded by the coding sequence ATGAAATTTAGCGAAATCATCAGCCAATTCGGGGACATTTCCACTAATAACAGCCTAACAACTAACCCAGACCAAGACATAGACATCACTGGGGTAGCGGCTATTGATGAAGCCAAAACTGGGGCTATCAGTTATGTAGAAGGCGGAAAATTTACATCTTTAATTGGTCAGACAGGCGCAAGTGCTTTGATTTTGCCAGAAGATCAAACCTTACATACCCAAGCACAAGAACGAGGAATTGCTTGGATAAGCACACGGGAACCAAAACTTTTATTTGCCAAAGTTCTGACTCTGTTTTATCAACCTTATCGCCCCAATCCCGAAATTCATCCGACTGCTGTCATTCATCCCACCGCCAAAATTGGCAGTGATGTTTACATTGGCCCTCATGCAGTGGTGCAAGAAAGAGTAGAAATTGGCAATCAAGCAGTGATTCATCCCAATGTAGTAATTTATCCCGATGTGAAAATTGGCGATCGCACTACCTTACACGCTAACTGTACAATTCACGAACGCAGTCAAATTGGTGCAAATTGCGTAGTTCACAGTGGCGCTGTCATCGGTGCAGAAGGTTTTGGCTTCGTACCTACCCGGACTGGTTGGTTCAAAATGGAACAATCTGGCTACACAGTCTTAGAAGATGGCGTAGAAATTGGCTGTAACACGGCTGTTGACCGTCCAGCAGTCGGAGAGACACGGATTGGACGTGATACCAAAATTGACAACTTAGTGCAGATTGGTCATGGTAGCCAAATTGGGATGGGTTGTGCGATAGCCGGTCAAGCCGGGATGGCTGGCGGTGTCAAAGTTGGTAATCGCGTAATTCTGGCGGGTCAAGTAGGAATTGCCAATCAAGTCAAAATTGGTGATGGAGCGATCGCCTCTGCCCAAACTGGCATTCACAGTGATATTGCTCCCAAAGAAATTGTTTCTGGTACTCCAGCTATGCCCCACAAAATCTATCTCAAAGTCAGTGCGATTACTAGTCGTCTCCCAGATATGTATCAAGCATTCAAACGCTGGCAACGCCAATAA
- a CDS encoding subtilase family peptidase: MSDRINSSDLPTTGVPASNVGVVLQRGGEELVLEKATDRFTIRPATDFTPQQLSQVSWGIWQRSIPQAQLELFTIAPNQLDTAMAQARGAVNVAFASHVYISKSNPGTFVYLGDQITIQFADGVEAARINTIASTYSLIQDKPVLGISNTFVFLVSKQATENPIKITNQLQGLKEVLAAEPNIIINSETHYKPRDPLYTQQWYLNHSGGEELVLGSHISVEKAWDITRGVRSVVLAVVDDSFDLNHPDFQGSGKVVAPRDLKQNDFLPLPDAKETSHGTACAGVAVAEENGAGIVGVAPGCAFMPIRTTGYLDDESVEQIFGWAIEKGASVISCSWGASAVYFPLSLRQGAAITRAATKGRNGKGCVILFAAGNANRPINGTVVEQNWPDKILQGKTNWLSGFAVHPDVMAVAASTSLNKKAAYSNWGDSIAVCAPSNNAPPGMSFPAKGYVYTQPAIASYLSGLGVFTTDQIGAAGYEKGDFISNFGGTSSATPVVAGVAALVLSANPDLTAQQVKRILQETADKIVDPNVDPQLSLKGGTYDGNGHSQWFGYGKVNAAKAVQAAKQMRETASPVSQQLRLSNTNQVGIPDNDRQGVKSAIAINESIVVRDIQVNVNVTHDFLGDLEIYLIAPNNQQVLLQNRTLGRKTNLQMSYSVRSHPALKQLLSLSGQGRWQLWLIDYAPQDIGRLNSWELVIGN, encoded by the coding sequence ATGAGCGATCGCATCAATTCCTCTGATCTTCCAACCACAGGTGTACCAGCAAGCAATGTGGGAGTTGTTTTGCAACGCGGTGGTGAAGAATTAGTGTTAGAAAAAGCTACAGACCGCTTCACCATCCGCCCAGCTACCGATTTTACACCTCAACAATTATCTCAGGTAAGTTGGGGCATTTGGCAGCGAAGTATTCCTCAAGCGCAACTAGAATTGTTTACGATAGCACCTAACCAATTAGACACAGCAATGGCTCAAGCCCGTGGGGCTGTAAATGTAGCCTTTGCCAGCCATGTTTACATAAGTAAAAGTAATCCTGGTACTTTTGTTTACTTAGGCGACCAAATCACTATTCAATTTGCCGATGGTGTAGAAGCTGCCAGAATTAATACTATAGCCAGCACATACAGTTTAATTCAAGATAAACCTGTTCTTGGTATATCTAACACTTTTGTATTTTTAGTTAGCAAACAAGCCACAGAAAACCCAATTAAAATTACTAACCAACTGCAAGGACTAAAAGAAGTTTTAGCAGCTGAACCTAACATTATCATTAACAGCGAGACCCATTACAAACCTCGTGATCCACTTTATACACAACAGTGGTACTTAAATCATAGTGGCGGTGAAGAATTAGTCTTAGGTTCGCATATCTCGGTGGAAAAGGCTTGGGATATCACGCGCGGTGTGCGTTCTGTAGTTTTGGCGGTGGTAGATGATTCCTTTGATTTAAATCACCCTGATTTTCAAGGTTCAGGTAAAGTTGTTGCCCCTAGAGATTTAAAACAAAATGATTTTTTACCGTTACCTGATGCTAAGGAAACTAGCCACGGCACAGCCTGTGCTGGGGTAGCGGTAGCAGAAGAGAATGGTGCAGGAATTGTTGGGGTTGCCCCTGGTTGTGCATTTATGCCCATTCGTACTACTGGTTATTTAGATGATGAATCTGTTGAGCAAATTTTTGGCTGGGCAATTGAGAAGGGCGCGAGTGTAATTTCTTGCAGCTGGGGAGCTTCTGCTGTTTACTTCCCATTGTCTTTGCGCCAAGGGGCAGCTATTACCCGTGCCGCTACCAAAGGAAGGAATGGCAAGGGCTGTGTGATTTTATTTGCGGCTGGCAATGCTAACCGTCCAATTAACGGTACTGTGGTGGAACAGAATTGGCCAGATAAAATTTTACAAGGAAAAACAAATTGGCTCAGTGGCTTTGCGGTACATCCTGATGTGATGGCTGTTGCTGCTTCGACTAGTTTGAATAAAAAAGCTGCTTACAGTAATTGGGGAGATAGTATTGCTGTGTGTGCGCCTAGTAATAATGCTCCACCAGGAATGTCATTTCCCGCGAAGGGTTATGTATATACACAACCTGCGATCGCATCTTATCTTAGCGGGTTGGGTGTGTTCACTACAGACCAAATAGGCGCAGCAGGTTACGAAAAAGGCGATTTTATTAGTAATTTTGGCGGGACTTCTAGTGCTACGCCTGTGGTGGCTGGGGTGGCGGCTTTGGTTTTATCAGCAAATCCTGATTTAACTGCTCAACAAGTTAAACGCATCTTACAAGAAACTGCTGATAAAATCGTTGACCCTAATGTTGACCCCCAATTAAGTTTAAAGGGCGGTACGTACGATGGGAATGGTCATTCCCAGTGGTTTGGCTATGGCAAAGTCAACGCGGCTAAAGCCGTCCAAGCCGCCAAGCAAATGCGAGAAACTGCATCACCTGTTAGCCAACAATTGCGGTTAAGTAATACCAACCAAGTCGGAATTCCTGATAACGATCGCCAGGGAGTTAAAAGTGCGATCGCTATTAATGAATCTATTGTCGTGAGAGATATTCAAGTGAATGTGAATGTCACCCACGATTTTTTAGGTGATTTAGAAATTTATTTAATAGCACCGAATAATCAGCAAGTATTGTTACAGAATCGGACTTTGGGTAGAAAGACTAACTTGCAAATGAGTTATAGTGTGCGATCGCATCCAGCCCTCAAGCAGTTACTATCTTTATCTGGTCAAGGGCGCTGGCAATTGTGGTTAATAGATTATGCCCCGCAAGATATCGGCAGATTAAATAGTTGGGAATTAGTCATTGGCAATTAA
- a CDS encoding rubredoxin-type Fe(Cys)4 protein: METYECTVCGYVYDPEVGDPEGGIAPGTPFEDIPEDWVCPVCGATKDQFEPAEV, from the coding sequence ATGGAAACTTACGAATGCACTGTTTGCGGCTACGTGTATGATCCAGAAGTCGGTGATCCTGAAGGTGGAATTGCGCCAGGAACACCATTTGAAGATATTCCTGAAGATTGGGTGTGTCCAGTTTGCGGCGCGACAAAAGATCAATTTGAACCAGCAGAAGTTTAA
- a CDS encoding glutaredoxin-like protein has translation MTPELQEKIDNLVKENKILVFMKGTKLMPQCGFSNNVVQILNTLGVPFETIDVLADSEIRQGIKEYSEWPTIPQVYIDGKFIGGSDILIELYQKGQLQELVEVALAS, from the coding sequence ATGACACCAGAACTTCAAGAGAAAATTGATAACTTAGTCAAAGAAAACAAAATTTTGGTTTTCATGAAGGGAACTAAGTTAATGCCTCAATGTGGTTTTTCTAACAACGTTGTCCAAATTCTCAATACTTTAGGTGTTCCCTTCGAGACTATTGATGTTCTTGCTGATAGTGAAATTCGCCAAGGAATTAAAGAATATTCCGAATGGCCGACTATTCCTCAAGTTTATATTGATGGTAAATTTATCGGTGGTTCCGATATCCTCATTGAACTTTATCAAAAGGGTCAATTGCAGGAATTAGTAGAAGTTGCTCTAGCTTCATAA
- a CDS encoding Streptomyces cyclase/dehydrase, with translation MAASHISDPIIAGLDMAWSDDKRRLLIQGEILVEARSHTAWGGAVTAWMYVPMMRSQVWQQLTDYPRWVHYFPDITKSEVVQRGEVKRLYQAAQKAFLFFTAQVEIYLNVVEVIGQQIHFRMEKGTFDDFTACVDLKDFGNGTLLAYNVQATPNIPIPSIFIQQAMNFELPANMRKMRQVLCKQ, from the coding sequence ATGGCTGCGTCTCATATTTCCGACCCAATTATTGCAGGTTTAGATATGGCTTGGAGCGATGACAAGCGAAGATTATTAATACAGGGCGAAATTTTAGTAGAAGCGCGATCGCATACGGCGTGGGGTGGTGCAGTTACTGCATGGATGTATGTACCAATGATGCGATCGCAGGTATGGCAGCAACTCACAGATTACCCTCGTTGGGTACACTATTTTCCTGACATTACCAAAAGCGAAGTTGTCCAGAGAGGCGAAGTTAAGCGCCTGTATCAAGCAGCACAAAAGGCTTTTTTATTTTTTACTGCTCAAGTGGAAATTTACCTCAATGTTGTTGAAGTGATTGGACAACAAATCCACTTTCGGATGGAAAAAGGCACTTTTGATGACTTTACTGCCTGCGTAGATTTAAAAGATTTTGGTAATGGTACATTGCTTGCTTATAATGTGCAAGCTACACCTAATATCCCCATTCCTTCAATTTTTATTCAACAAGCAATGAATTTTGAATTACCTGCAAATATGCGGAAAATGCGCCAGGTATTGTGTAAGCAGTAA
- a CDS encoding tRNA-adenosine deaminase: MSIEYPEYWTHRQWMSRALEIAQAAGATGEIPVGAVIVDSQGNLIAEGENRKERDKDPTAHAEIVAIKAASQSLNSWRLHECTLYVTLEPCPMCAGAIVQSRLRTLVYGVDDTKTGAIRTVLNIPDSAASNHRLQVLAGILESACRQHLQAWFATRRLQQKTTDSKKTVQ, from the coding sequence ATGTCAATCGAATATCCAGAATATTGGACACACCGTCAATGGATGAGTCGGGCGTTAGAAATTGCCCAAGCCGCAGGAGCAACGGGTGAAATTCCAGTCGGTGCTGTCATCGTAGATAGTCAGGGAAATTTGATTGCTGAAGGTGAAAACCGCAAAGAACGGGACAAAGACCCCACAGCCCACGCGGAAATTGTCGCAATTAAAGCAGCGTCTCAAAGCTTAAATAGCTGGCGATTGCATGAATGCACCTTATATGTAACTTTAGAACCTTGCCCGATGTGTGCAGGTGCGATCGTGCAATCGCGTTTAAGAACACTTGTTTATGGAGTGGACGATACCAAAACTGGCGCAATTCGGACTGTTCTTAACATTCCCGATAGTGCTGCGTCTAATCATCGTCTACAAGTCTTGGCAGGCATACTAGAATCAGCTTGCCGTCAACATTTACAAGCTTGGTTTGCAACTCGCAGACTTCAACAAAAAACCACAGACAGCAAAAAAACTGTCCAATAA
- a CDS encoding cobyrinic acid a,c-diamide synthase, translating to MGYVIATANMKGGVGKTTLTVNLATCLAKNYGKKVLVLDLDTQISATLSLMSPLDFAKRRKQRLTFRYLIDDVINPDPNSKVTINDIIQPQICGLSELSLLPGDIDLYDEFVVSEMLHKQTVAFGEQNFETVWNRFERVLINNILKPVRDEYDFILLDCAPGYNLLTRSALAASDFYILPAKPEPLSVVGIQLLERRIGQLKDSHEQEAKINIKILGIVFSMCNTNLLTGRYYKQVMHRVVEDFGVEQICKAQIPVDINVAKAVDSFMPAVLNAPQSAGSKAFLQLTQELLQKL from the coding sequence ATGGGATATGTAATTGCTACTGCAAATATGAAAGGCGGTGTCGGGAAAACTACTCTCACCGTCAACTTAGCTACTTGTTTAGCGAAAAATTACGGTAAAAAGGTACTAGTTTTAGATTTAGATACCCAAATTAGCGCGACACTTAGTTTAATGTCCCCTTTAGATTTTGCCAAGCGTCGCAAACAAAGACTGACATTTAGATATCTCATCGACGATGTTATCAATCCAGATCCCAACAGTAAGGTAACAATTAACGATATTATTCAACCCCAAATTTGTGGACTTTCTGAACTGAGTTTATTACCGGGAGATATCGACTTATATGATGAGTTTGTGGTGTCAGAAATGCTGCATAAGCAAACGGTTGCTTTTGGTGAACAAAACTTTGAAACAGTTTGGAACCGTTTTGAAAGGGTTTTGATTAATAACATTTTAAAACCAGTCCGTGATGAGTATGATTTTATTCTTTTAGATTGCGCTCCTGGTTATAATCTTTTGACTCGTAGCGCCTTAGCTGCGAGTGATTTTTACATTCTCCCCGCCAAGCCAGAACCTTTATCTGTGGTGGGAATTCAACTTTTAGAAAGACGCATTGGCCAGCTAAAAGATAGTCACGAACAAGAAGCGAAAATAAATATCAAAATATTGGGAATTGTCTTTAGTATGTGCAATACTAATTTGCTTACTGGCAGGTATTACAAACAAGTTATGCACCGAGTTGTCGAAGATTTTGGTGTAGAACAAATTTGTAAAGCACAAATTCCTGTTGATATTAATGTGGCTAAAGCTGTAGATAGTTTTATGCCTGCGGTATTGAATGCACCTCAATCTGCTGGTTCTAAAGCATTTTTGCAGTTAACTCAAGAGTTGTTACAAAAGTTGTAA
- a CDS encoding transketolase, whose amino-acid sequence MAVATQSLEELCINSIRFLAVDAIEKAKSGHPGLPMGAAPMAFVLWDRFMRYNPKNPKWFNRDRFVLSAGHGSMLQYALLYLTGYDSVSIEDIKQFRQWESKTPGHPENFMTAGVEVTTGPLGQGIANAVGLAIAEAHLAAKFNKPDAKIVDHYTYVILGDGCNMEGVSGEAASFAGHLGLGKLIALYDDNHISIDGSTDVAFTEDVSKRFEAYGWHVLHVKDGNTDLEAIHKAIEEAKAVTDKPSMIKVTTTIGYGSPNKANTAGIHGAALGGDEVALTRKNLGWEQEPFVVPQDVLNHTRKAVERGAGYEADWNKAFADYKAKYPQEAAEFERYLSGKLADGWDKVLPTYTPEDKGLPTRKHSETCLNKIAAVLPELIGGSADLTHSNLTEIKGKGDFQKGHYQNPNIHFGVREHAMGAICNGIALHGSGLIPYGATFLIFTDYMRAAIRLSALSQAGSIWVMTHDSIGQGEDGPTHQPIETLASLRAIPNLTVIRPADGNETSGAYKVAVERSKQNDPTLLAFTRQNVPNLAGTSIEGVTKGGYTVVDSEGTPELIIIGTGSELSLAVTAAEKLAAEGKKVRVVSLPAWDLFEAQDAAYKESVLPKAVTKRLAVEAASSFGWHKYIGTEGDTVTIDRFGASAPGGVCLEKFGFSVDNVLAKAKQLLG is encoded by the coding sequence ATGGCTGTTGCAACCCAATCCCTCGAAGAACTGTGTATTAACTCAATCCGCTTCTTGGCTGTCGACGCTATAGAAAAGGCAAAATCGGGACACCCAGGGCTGCCGATGGGCGCTGCTCCAATGGCATTTGTGCTATGGGATCGCTTTATGCGGTATAACCCCAAAAATCCCAAGTGGTTCAACCGCGATCGCTTTGTCTTGTCTGCTGGTCATGGTTCTATGTTGCAGTATGCGCTGCTCTACCTGACAGGCTACGACAGTGTAAGCATCGAAGATATCAAGCAATTTCGTCAGTGGGAATCTAAAACCCCTGGACACCCGGAAAACTTTATGACCGCTGGGGTAGAAGTTACCACCGGGCCTTTAGGACAAGGTATTGCCAATGCAGTCGGTTTAGCCATAGCAGAAGCTCATTTAGCAGCTAAGTTCAACAAACCCGATGCCAAAATTGTCGACCATTATACTTATGTGATTTTAGGTGATGGTTGCAACATGGAAGGTGTTTCTGGTGAAGCAGCTTCTTTTGCTGGACACTTGGGATTAGGTAAACTAATTGCTTTATATGACGACAACCACATCTCCATTGATGGTTCTACAGATGTGGCATTCACAGAAGATGTTTCTAAGCGTTTTGAAGCTTACGGTTGGCACGTTCTCCATGTCAAAGATGGCAACACCGATTTAGAAGCCATCCATAAAGCTATTGAAGAAGCAAAAGCTGTCACCGACAAACCATCGATGATTAAGGTGACAACAACTATTGGTTATGGTTCTCCCAATAAAGCCAACACTGCTGGAATTCACGGTGCGGCTTTGGGTGGAGATGAAGTAGCATTGACCCGCAAAAATTTGGGTTGGGAACAAGAGCCATTCGTGGTTCCTCAAGACGTTCTCAACCATACCCGCAAGGCAGTAGAACGCGGTGCAGGCTACGAAGCTGATTGGAACAAGGCATTTGCTGACTACAAAGCTAAGTATCCTCAAGAAGCTGCTGAATTTGAGCGTTACCTCAGCGGCAAACTGGCTGACGGTTGGGATAAGGTACTCCCCACCTACACCCCCGAAGACAAAGGACTACCCACCCGTAAGCACTCAGAAACCTGCCTCAACAAGATAGCTGCGGTTTTGCCTGAACTCATTGGTGGTTCAGCTGACTTAACTCACTCTAACTTGACTGAAATCAAAGGCAAGGGCGACTTCCAAAAAGGACACTACCAAAACCCGAACATCCACTTTGGTGTACGGGAACACGCAATGGGCGCAATCTGTAACGGTATTGCCTTGCATGGTTCGGGATTAATTCCCTACGGTGCTACCTTCCTCATCTTCACAGATTACATGCGGGCTGCCATCCGCTTATCTGCCCTGTCTCAAGCTGGGTCGATTTGGGTAATGACTCACGACTCCATCGGTCAAGGTGAAGATGGCCCCACCCACCAACCAATCGAAACCTTAGCTTCCTTGCGGGCTATTCCTAATTTGACAGTGATTCGTCCCGCCGATGGTAACGAAACCTCTGGTGCTTATAAAGTAGCGGTTGAAAGATCAAAACAAAATGATCCTACTTTATTGGCATTCACTCGGCAAAACGTCCCCAACTTGGCAGGTACATCAATTGAGGGTGTCACTAAAGGTGGATACACTGTTGTAGATTCTGAGGGTACACCAGAGCTAATTATCATTGGTACTGGTTCAGAATTAAGCCTCGCTGTCACTGCTGCGGAGAAACTTGCAGCCGAAGGTAAGAAGGTGCGTGTAGTCTCCTTACCTGCTTGGGATTTATTTGAAGCGCAAGATGCAGCTTACAAAGAATCTGTTCTACCTAAAGCTGTTACCAAGCGTTTAGCAGTGGAAGCTGCTTCTAGCTTCGGTTGGCACAAGTATATTGGTACTGAAGGCGATACTGTAACTATTGATCGCTTTGGCGCTTCGGCTCCTGGTGGCGTTTGTTTAGAGAAGTTTGGCTTTAGTGTTGATAATGTATTAGCTAAGGCTAAACAACTGTTGGGTTAA
- a CDS encoding beta-ketoacyl synthase → MTDYIRKRVVVTGVGAITPIGNTPAEYWQGLISGRNGIDYITHFDASSHDCRIAGEVKNFDPHNYLERKEVKRMDRFSQFGVSAAKQALADANLVINELNAEQVGVIIGSGIGGIKVLEDQQTIYLNRGPDRCSPFMIPMMIANMAAGLTAIHTGAKGPNNCTVTACAAGSNAIGDAFRLIQGGYAQAMICGGCEAAITPLSVAGFAACKALSFRNDDPAHACRPFDRDRDGFVMGEGAGVLILEELQHALSRGARIYGEMVGYAMTCDAYHITSPVPGGEGAARAIQLALKDAGVTPEQVTYINAHGTSTPANDSNETSAIKTALGDHAYKIAVSSTKSMTGHLLGGSGGIEAVATVLAIANEQIPPTINLENPDVECDLDYVPHTSRPQTIEVALSNSFGFGGHNVTLVFKKY, encoded by the coding sequence ATGACAGATTATATACGTAAACGCGTTGTTGTCACTGGTGTTGGCGCGATTACACCTATTGGCAACACACCAGCTGAATATTGGCAGGGATTGATCAGCGGTCGCAATGGCATTGACTACATCACACATTTTGATGCGTCCAGCCATGATTGCCGCATTGCTGGTGAAGTGAAAAACTTCGATCCACACAATTATTTAGAGCGCAAAGAAGTTAAGCGCATGGATCGGTTTTCACAATTTGGGGTTTCAGCAGCAAAGCAAGCACTAGCTGATGCAAATTTGGTCATTAATGAGCTAAATGCCGAACAGGTAGGGGTAATTATTGGTTCGGGGATTGGTGGTATTAAGGTATTAGAAGACCAGCAAACAATTTACCTCAACCGTGGCCCCGATCGCTGTAGTCCCTTTATGATTCCGATGATGATTGCCAACATGGCAGCTGGACTCACAGCAATTCACACTGGTGCTAAAGGGCCAAACAACTGCACTGTGACGGCTTGCGCCGCAGGTTCCAACGCCATCGGCGATGCTTTTCGCCTGATTCAAGGAGGATATGCCCAAGCAATGATTTGCGGTGGTTGTGAAGCAGCAATTACACCTTTATCTGTAGCTGGATTTGCCGCTTGTAAAGCCCTTTCTTTCCGCAATGATGATCCGGCTCATGCTTGCCGTCCCTTTGACCGCGATCGCGATGGATTTGTCATGGGTGAAGGTGCGGGAGTTTTAATTCTCGAAGAACTGCAACACGCTCTCAGTCGTGGCGCACGCATTTATGGGGAAATGGTTGGTTATGCCATGACCTGTGATGCTTACCACATAACATCCCCAGTTCCCGGCGGAGAAGGCGCAGCTAGAGCCATTCAACTAGCACTAAAAGATGCAGGTGTTACCCCAGAACAAGTTACCTACATCAATGCTCATGGTACTAGTACCCCAGCCAACGACTCCAACGAAACCTCCGCAATCAAAACAGCCTTGGGCGACCATGCTTATAAAATAGCAGTTAGCTCTACTAAATCAATGACAGGTCACTTGTTGGGTGGTTCTGGTGGCATTGAAGCTGTAGCAACTGTATTGGCGATCGCTAACGAGCAAATTCCCCCAACCATCAATCTCGAAAATCCTGATGTTGAGTGTGACTTGGATTATGTTCCTCACACCAGCCGCCCTCAAACAATTGAAGTGGCTCTATCTAATTCTTTTGGCTTTGGTGGTCATAATGTCACCCTAGTCTTTAAAAAGTACTAA
- a CDS encoding phospholipid/glycerol acyltransferase: MIKFDFSKDTYKPKPIALNSENHQVADAASQVSPLLGPMAYTLGRHLVLPLFFGRITITGQHNIPTTGPIILAPTHRARWDALLVPYATSLITGNDLRFMVTITECQGLQGWFVRHLGGFPVDTQHPTISTLRHGVSLLQQRKTLVIFPEGGIFRDGKVHALKTGIARLSLSAETNHPGLGVKIVPMSINYSEPYPNWGTDVNINIGNPINVAEYTNGSIKQNAKRLTEDLAKELQHLNHQESEVTSSQWSMVNGQ; this comes from the coding sequence ATGATAAAATTCGACTTTTCCAAAGATACGTACAAGCCAAAGCCAATAGCACTGAATTCAGAAAATCATCAGGTGGCTGATGCAGCCTCACAAGTTTCTCCTTTGTTAGGGCCGATGGCGTATACTTTGGGACGGCATCTAGTTTTACCTTTGTTCTTTGGCAGAATTACAATCACAGGACAACATAATATTCCTACAACAGGGCCGATTATCCTCGCACCTACCCACCGAGCGCGTTGGGATGCCTTACTTGTCCCTTATGCTACTTCTCTGATCACTGGTAATGATTTACGCTTCATGGTGACAATCACGGAATGCCAAGGGCTACAAGGCTGGTTTGTGCGTCATTTAGGCGGATTTCCTGTCGATACCCAACATCCCACCATTTCTACCTTAAGGCACGGAGTTTCGTTACTTCAGCAAAGAAAAACCTTAGTAATTTTTCCTGAAGGTGGTATTTTCCGTGATGGCAAGGTTCATGCTTTAAAAACAGGAATTGCCCGTTTATCTTTGAGTGCTGAAACCAATCACCCAGGACTAGGAGTCAAAATTGTGCCTATGAGTATCAATTACAGCGAACCCTATCCTAACTGGGGTACAGATGTGAACATTAACATTGGCAACCCCATCAATGTTGCAGAATACACCAATGGCTCAATTAAACAAAATGCTAAACGTCTGACAGAAGACTTAGCCAAGGAACTGCAACACTTAAATCATCAAGAATCAGAAGTCACTAGTAGTCAGTGGTCAATGGTTAATGGTCAATAA
- a CDS encoding acyl carrier protein, with amino-acid sequence MSQNETFEKVKKSVADQLSVDEEKITAQSNFIDDLGADSLDLVELVMAFEEEFEIEIPDEAAEKILTVQDAVDYIDKQVAASA; translated from the coding sequence ATGAGCCAAAACGAAACTTTTGAAAAGGTCAAGAAAAGCGTTGCTGATCAACTAAGTGTTGACGAAGAAAAGATTACTGCCCAATCTAATTTTATCGATGATCTAGGTGCTGATTCCCTGGATCTCGTCGAGCTAGTTATGGCTTTTGAAGAAGAATTCGAGATTGAAATTCCTGATGAAGCCGCCGAGAAAATTTTGACAGTCCAAGATGCGGTTGACTATATTGACAAGCAAGTTGCCGCATCCGCCTAA